The following proteins come from a genomic window of Methanosarcina sp. MTP4:
- a CDS encoding phosphate uptake regulator PhoU yields MTKDKRKVQFTGNSTYIVSLPIKWVRDIGLQAGDTLTLTPMPNKTLLVSSSATSREQSVLKASIDYVHSDSAENNLRVLISHYLVGYDFIRLTTKKGFSAYDRKFIKDSVRQKLIGLELVEESRNELVFQCLLNYHDLPLRRVIKNMYGLVLSMLEDSMTALKDHNVEIAEDVIQRDDDVDRFYLLSVRQLKASIEDVELSEKIGIGDPRECLGYRLITKSIERVGDHAVRIAQNVTKMENGISSDDPIFKMADLSQKVFESSIDSMTEEDLQAINKIVVEAKKVSQFGVSLESRDGEGSGNIELSMILESLRRVAEYSADIAEVAINMNIKPSVA; encoded by the coding sequence ATCACCAAAGATAAGAGAAAAGTCCAGTTTACGGGAAATTCAACTTATATTGTTTCCCTTCCTATAAAGTGGGTGAGGGATATCGGGCTCCAGGCAGGAGACACGCTTACCCTTACCCCGATGCCTAACAAGACCCTGCTCGTTTCCTCAAGCGCGACTTCAAGGGAACAGTCGGTTCTCAAGGCATCGATCGATTACGTGCATTCCGACAGTGCTGAAAACAACCTGAGGGTTCTTATTTCACATTACCTCGTGGGTTATGACTTCATCAGGCTTACCACCAAGAAAGGCTTCAGTGCCTACGACCGGAAGTTTATCAAAGATTCCGTGCGTCAGAAGCTTATCGGGCTTGAACTCGTGGAAGAGTCCAGAAACGAACTGGTCTTCCAGTGTCTCCTGAATTACCACGACCTGCCACTCAGAAGGGTCATCAAGAACATGTATGGGCTTGTCCTCTCCATGCTTGAGGACTCGATGACTGCCCTTAAGGACCACAACGTGGAAATTGCTGAGGATGTCATCCAGCGGGACGATGACGTGGACCGTTTCTATCTGCTCTCGGTGCGCCAGCTTAAGGCTTCTATCGAGGACGTCGAGCTTTCCGAAAAAATAGGGATCGGTGACCCAAGGGAATGTCTCGGATACAGGCTTATTACCAAGAGCATCGAACGTGTCGGAGACCACGCTGTTCGTATCGCCCAGAACGTAACTAAGATGGAAAACGGAATCAGTTCCGACGACCCCATCTTTAAGATGGCTGACCTTTCCCAGAAGGTTTTTGAAAGTTCGATCGATTCTATGACAGAAGAAGACCTTCAGGCTATAAACAAGATTGTTGTGGAAGCCAAGAAAGTGTCCCAGTTCGGGGTTTCCCTCGAATCCAGGGATGGAGAAGGGTCCGGGAACATCGAGCTCAGCATGATCCTGGAAAGCCTGCGGAGAGTTGCCGAGTACAGTGCCGATATTGCGGAAGTCGCAATCAATATGAACATAAAACCGTCTGTTGCCTGA
- a CDS encoding PAS domain-containing protein — protein sequence MKQFDINLESLINSSPVVIFLCGTGKNWPVELITENIRQFGYEVDDFISGRIRYLDIIHPEDREEVCAEILRCSEEGFPELTQEYRILTASGHTHWVEVKVLIRRDEKGHIKHYQGTLCDATQRKEAEASMQKALKRNNELKNVINSSPVIVFLCQPEEGWPVEFVSENVTQMGYTTEDFTSGKIRYIDFVHPDDREYFQAEVARFSREGYTDCT from the coding sequence ATGAAGCAATTCGATATTAATCTGGAATCACTAATAAACAGCAGCCCGGTAGTCATTTTTTTATGCGGCACAGGTAAAAACTGGCCCGTTGAACTGATAACCGAGAACATACGGCAGTTCGGCTACGAAGTAGATGACTTCATATCAGGACGCATACGGTACCTTGACATAATCCATCCCGAAGACCGGGAAGAGGTCTGTGCCGAAATCCTCAGGTGCTCTGAGGAAGGATTCCCTGAGCTAACCCAGGAGTACAGGATACTTACAGCCTCGGGACATACACACTGGGTCGAGGTAAAAGTCCTGATCCGAAGAGACGAAAAAGGACACATAAAACACTACCAGGGAACTCTCTGCGATGCCACCCAGCGAAAAGAGGCAGAAGCTTCAATGCAAAAAGCGCTTAAAAGAAATAATGAACTAAAAAACGTAATCAACAGCAGCCCTGTGATTGTGTTCCTCTGCCAACCGGAAGAGGGCTGGCCCGTGGAATTCGTATCTGAAAACGTTACGCAGATGGGTTACACAACTGAAGACTTTACCTCCGGAAAAATAAGGTATATCGACTTTGTACATCCTGACGATCGGGAATATTTCCAGGCTGAAGTGGCCAGGTTTTCCAGGGAAGGGTACACGGACTGTACCTAG